A DNA window from Syntrophorhabdaceae bacterium contains the following coding sequences:
- the thpR gene encoding RNA 2',3'-cyclic phosphodiesterase yields the protein MRAFLAIEIPDDLKKYLYDVITRMAARAKGIRWVRQEQLHVTLKFLGQIDQETALRIRQSISFIGADYKPFTASIKGIGAFPNRRRARVVMADLEEGAATIKEIFDDMEIGLSTLDIESEAREFTPHITLGRAKIPGPLLDRDIEPLERRQFPVERVVLFESTLKKEGAVYTPQWDIKLGG from the coding sequence GTGAGGGCCTTTCTCGCAATCGAGATCCCCGACGACCTCAAGAAATATCTTTACGATGTGATTACCCGCATGGCAGCGCGGGCCAAAGGGATCCGGTGGGTGCGGCAGGAGCAGCTTCACGTCACACTCAAGTTTCTGGGGCAGATAGATCAGGAGACCGCCCTCAGGATCAGGCAGAGCATCTCTTTTATCGGTGCCGACTACAAGCCTTTTACGGCTTCCATAAAAGGGATAGGCGCTTTCCCCAACCGGAGGAGGGCGAGGGTAGTGATGGCCGATCTGGAAGAAGGAGCAGCCACAATAAAAGAGATTTTTGACGACATGGAAATCGGACTTTCCACTCTGGATATTGAATCGGAGGCGCGGGAATTTACGCCCCACATTACATTGGGGCGGGCAAAGATCCCCGGGCCCCTGCTCGACAGAGATATAGAGCCTTTGGAGAGAAGGCAATTTCCCGTGGAGAGGGTGGTGCTCTTTGAGTCCACCCTGAAAAAAGAGGGGGCCGTGTACACGCCTCAGTGGGACATCAAACTTGGAGGATAG
- a CDS encoding nicotinamide-nucleotide amidohydrolase family protein, whose product MSPEEKVGALLREKEMKISVAESCTGGLLAKLITDIAGASDYFEMGVITYSNRAKETILGVPGELLARMGAVSNEVAAAMADGVRRLASADISLSVTGIAGPGGGTPEKPVGTVFVGLAWAGKSHVRKFLFQGDRGEIRAKTAEEALNLLYACLKGELE is encoded by the coding sequence ATGAGTCCGGAAGAGAAAGTCGGTGCCTTGCTCAGGGAAAAAGAGATGAAGATCTCCGTGGCCGAGTCCTGCACTGGCGGACTCTTAGCCAAGCTCATCACCGATATTGCAGGTGCGTCCGATTATTTTGAGATGGGAGTGATTACCTACAGCAACCGTGCAAAAGAAACGATCCTGGGAGTGCCGGGGGAACTGCTGGCACGAATGGGGGCGGTGAGCAACGAAGTCGCGGCGGCCATGGCCGATGGGGTGAGAAGACTGGCGTCGGCGGATATCAGCCTTTCCGTGACAGGCATAGCAGGACCCGGGGGCGGCACGCCCGAAAAACCTGTGGGTACGGTTTTCGTGGGTCTGGCGTGGGCGGGGAAGAGCCATGTCCGAAAATTTCTTTTTCAGGGAGACCGCGGCGAGATAAGGGCGAAGACGGCCGAAGAGGCCCTGAACCTCTTGTATGCCTGCCTTAAAGGAGAGCTTGAGTGA
- a CDS encoding phosphatidylglycerophosphatase A, with protein MEIRHKALLFCVSCGFIGYLPFAPGTWASAFGALLAYLFPFSSLAANVIFTASLCVISVILINLFKSAEKDPCYIVLDELVGMYVTMTGHRPTIVNIVAGFVLFRFFDIVKPFPVRQAEALRRGYGVVADDVVAGILANLVLLAIGMVI; from the coding sequence ATGGAGATAAGACATAAGGCCCTGCTCTTTTGTGTAAGCTGCGGGTTCATAGGCTATCTGCCTTTTGCTCCGGGTACATGGGCGTCGGCGTTCGGGGCGCTCCTGGCGTACCTATTCCCTTTTTCCTCACTTGCCGCTAATGTAATTTTTACCGCTTCCCTGTGTGTGATTTCCGTTATATTGATCAACCTGTTCAAGTCGGCAGAGAAGGACCCGTGCTACATCGTTCTGGACGAGCTGGTAGGCATGTACGTGACCATGACCGGCCATAGGCCGACAATAGTCAATATCGTCGCGGGCTTTGTCCTTTTCAGGTTTTTCGACATCGTGAAGCCTTTCCCCGTGCGCCAGGCAGAGGCACTGAGGCGGGGATACGGAGTCGTGGCCGACGACGTGGTTGCCGGAATTCTTGCAAACCTTGTCCTTCTCGCCATAGGAATGGTAATATGA
- the hisI gene encoding phosphoribosyl-AMP cyclohydrolase, giving the protein MMEEIKWDERGLVPAVVQDEGTKDVLMVAYMNKEAFDLTLQSGKAHFYSRSRNKLWLKGESSGHTQEVKSVFIDCDNDTILLMVNQKVAACHTGFWSCFYRVWDKGWKVVGTKVFDDKQVYGDKT; this is encoded by the coding sequence ATGATGGAAGAGATAAAATGGGATGAAAGAGGACTGGTCCCGGCGGTGGTCCAGGATGAGGGCACGAAAGACGTGCTCATGGTGGCTTACATGAATAAAGAGGCCTTCGACCTTACCCTCCAGTCCGGTAAGGCGCATTTTTACTCGCGTTCGAGAAACAAGCTCTGGCTCAAGGGGGAGAGCTCGGGCCATACCCAGGAAGTGAAGTCGGTCTTTATCGACTGCGACAACGATACGATATTGCTCATGGTGAATCAGAAAGTGGCTGCATGCCATACGGGATTCTGGAGCTGCTTCTACAGGGTGTGGGATAAAGGATGGAAAGTGGTAGGCACAAAGGTGTTTGACGACAAACAGGTCTATGGAGATAAGACATAA
- the hisF gene encoding imidazole glycerol phosphate synthase subunit HisF: MLTKRIIPCLDVMEGRVVKGTNFLELRDAGDPVANAQSYEEQMADELCFLDITASHEKRKTIIKVVEKVAHEVFMPLTVGGGIKSLQDIREILLAGADKVTINTTAVEFPEFVREAAEVFGSQCICIAIDAKRKGDGFEVFTYGGRRPTGVDAIEWAKKVEELGAGEILLTSMDRDGTKIGFDIELTRMISERVNIPVIASGGVGTLEHLYEGFVEGKADAVLAASIFHYKEHTVMDAKRYLKGKGVNVRL, translated from the coding sequence ATGTTGACGAAGAGAATCATACCCTGTCTCGACGTGATGGAGGGAAGGGTAGTGAAGGGGACAAATTTCCTCGAGCTCCGGGATGCAGGCGACCCGGTGGCGAATGCGCAGAGCTACGAGGAGCAGATGGCCGATGAGCTTTGTTTCCTTGATATCACGGCGTCCCATGAGAAACGCAAAACGATCATAAAGGTAGTGGAGAAGGTCGCCCACGAAGTGTTCATGCCCCTCACGGTTGGCGGAGGCATAAAGAGCCTGCAGGACATCAGGGAGATACTCCTTGCCGGGGCCGATAAAGTAACGATAAATACCACGGCGGTGGAATTTCCGGAATTTGTGCGGGAGGCCGCGGAGGTCTTCGGCAGCCAATGCATATGTATCGCCATTGACGCGAAGAGGAAGGGCGATGGCTTTGAGGTCTTTACCTACGGAGGAAGACGGCCCACGGGAGTCGACGCGATAGAATGGGCAAAGAAGGTGGAGGAACTCGGCGCGGGCGAGATACTCCTTACCAGCATGGACAGGGACGGGACGAAAATAGGTTTTGATATCGAGCTCACCCGCATGATTTCGGAAAGAGTGAATATACCGGTAATCGCATCAGGCGGCGTGGGTACCCTGGAGCACCTTTACGAGGGGTTTGTAGAAGGGAAGGCCGATGCCGTGCTTGCCGCATCCATCTTTCATTATAAGGAGCACACGGTGATGGACGCGAAGAGGTATCTTAAGGGAAAAGGAGTTAACGTAAGGCTTTAG